The window TAAAAATGTAACAATTCTAATTATAAAAATCGAACCAAATAGGAGCGTATAAAATATGGAACGCGTCATTAAATTACAACAAGCGCGTGTGCGAGCCAGAGAAGCAGGTTTTACACTTGTGGAATTGGCGATTGTGCTTGTAATTATTGGCCTCATCATCGGCGGTGTGCTGGTGGGACAGGATCTTATCAAAGCCGCAGAAATTCGTGCAACCGTTGCGCAAATCGAAGGCTACAACTCCGCTGTAAATACCTTCCGTGGTAAATATACAGGGGTTCCCGGCGATATTCGTAACATCAACAAGTTTTTTGATACTGCCACATGGACTGGTATGCAAAATGGTGATGGTGACCGTTCACTAGAACAATGCGCTGCTATTTCAGATGGCCTATGCGATAACACCGGCTTTGCTGCCATTACCGGTATTGCAACCGATACTCATTCGGGTGAGGCACTGCAGTTCTGGCATCACTTGAGTGCGGCAGAATTGGTTCCTGGATATTACAATGGGTGTGCAAAAGGCGGAACAGGTAATGGTTCGGTACCTACCGCAGAATCCGGTATCCTCGATCAGGCTTTCCCACGCTCGAAACTCGATCGTAACGGTATTGGCGTATTCGCAGACGGTGGTAGCAACTACTTCCAGATTGGTGCTGCTGAAGGCAGTGCTGGTGGTGCATTGTATAAATCTAATCCTAGCTTGACCCCGCAAGAAGCATTCGATTTGGATGGAAAAGTGGATGATGGCCGCCCTGGTACAGGTTCGGTGATTATCCGTGGCTCGCAAGCAAACGATCCAATCAACGCTGTATTAGCTGATTCAGATTTAGCAGGAGATGGCACTGCTTGTGGTATTCTTGCTGGCGGTGTAGCT of the Alphaproteobacteria bacterium genome contains:
- a CDS encoding prepilin-type N-terminal cleavage/methylation domain-containing protein, with amino-acid sequence MERVIKLQQARVRAREAGFTLVELAIVLVIIGLIIGGVLVGQDLIKAAEIRATVAQIEGYNSAVNTFRGKYTGVPGDIRNINKFFDTATWTGMQNGDGDRSLEQCAAISDGLCDNTGFAAITGIATDTHSGEALQFWHHLSAAELVPGYYNGCAKGGTGNGSVPTAESGILDQAFPRSKLDRNGIGVFADGGSNYFQIGAAEGSAGGALYKSNPSLTPQEAFDLDGKVDDGRPGTGSVIIRGSQANDPINAVLADSDLAGDGTACGILAGGVAATNPPTTAEIRSAEYNLLNENVTCTLRFKMN